The following nucleotide sequence is from Glycine max cultivar Williams 82 chromosome 9, Glycine_max_v4.0, whole genome shotgun sequence.
TTATTTCATGTTTCCATTCTGTTTCTTGTTTTCGTTTTGGCAGTACCTTATGcgaggtttatatatatattaatacttATCATGTAAGGGCAgcagaaaaaataatagaattccTTTCTTCTCTTCATTTCTTCTTTGGAGGGTCTTAGACCTCGAATGCTAGGAATCACTGAGTTGTTCTTCAGTTCATAACATTTTGTGCTTTCATTGAGTGCCAATGACGGAACCTGGCCATTGGAACCCCGTCCTTGACCGACTCGAGGCCGCCATTGCCCACTTCGCTGCCACCCAAGCCTCTATGGCTGCCAGACTAGATGTCCTTCTCCTGAAAATAGATACCCCGTTAATCAGCCAACACCCTccatcttcttcctttgcaCAACCACCTTCCGCAAACATACCCATGCCGTCGTCGTCGCCGCCCATGTCGATTCCACTTTCATGCCCCGTGCCGATGCAACAAAGCCAAGCACCCATGCTTGCTCCTCACCTTTCAACCAACAGCAAGCACCATGTGCCCCACGCGCCTTCCTCCATCTTCAACCAGCTCGTTCACGCTCGAGCCGTTGATTCCTTCAACAACCTCTTAAGTGTTGTTGTTCATTATGGTTGTGCAGTGACTCCTCATGACAAGCTTTTGGAAAATAGAGACATGACATTGTTTGAGATGAGAGTTGAGTCCTATGGGTCTGCCATGGTTGCACGCAAGCGCCAACTAGCAGCTTTTGCACTATGGATGGCTGCTAAACCAAGTGAGTTTCGTCGGGACAGACCTTGGGATCCTGGTATTACTTTTGGAAGCCATGGTTTGAAGCCccaacaccttgaggacaaggtgtttttgatgGGCCAAGGAATGTTAGGAGGGAGAAAACAAACTAGCAGCAAACCACTACTCAGGGCACAACCACAGTCTCAAATGGAAAATCGTATCACCAAAACGCTTAAGGAATTTCACATAACTAATTATGTTAGAGCTTCTGAGCTGGCAGGATATTAGTGGCTAGGAAAAGATGTTGTCTGCTGCTTGTTTAGGGAATATTCGATACTATTATGCCATGTTTCCATTCTATTTCTTGTTTTCGTTTTGGTAGTACCTTGTGTGAGGTTCATATATATAGCAATACTTATCATGTAAGGGCAACagagaaaataatagaattccTTTCTTCTCTTCATTTCTTCTTTGAAGGGTCCTAGACCTCGAATGCTAGGAATCACTGAGTTGTTCCTAGACAAATGTTATGAACTGAAGAACAACTCACTGATTCCTAGCATTCGAGGTCTAGGACCCTtcaaagaagaaatgaaaagaagaaataaattctattattttctctGCTTCCtttacatgatatatatatatatatatcgcacaAGGTATtgtcaaaatgaaaacaagaaaaagaatgaaaacatgGAATAACAGTATCGGATATTCCCTAGACAAGCAGCAGGCAACATCTTTTCCTAGTCACTAATATCCTACCAGCTCAGAAGCTCTAACAGAATTAGTTATGTGAAATTCCTTAAGCGTTTTGGTGGTAAGATCTTCCATTTGGGTCTGTGGTTGTGCCCTGAGTAGTGCTTTgtcgttggtttgttttctCCTTCCTAACGCATGTGCGTAAAACTATTGGACTCCATGTAGGTGTATAGGAATTTGGAGAcatatttaatgtaataaatattatcaattttaacatacatatttttcataagcaaaaatgaattttgttgATGCTTTTCGGCCTTACATAAATGCAACTGCTACAAGACAAAGAGGTCAAAATACATGTATCAAGTTTACATAGCCCTTTCCCTTACATCATACAACTATATAGGCCTATGCatctaattcaattaattaagatactttaattattttaaacttcttAGTATATTGTCTTCAATTAATTaagttcaatttatttttaatttaacttataaGTAGCTTTTAAGCCCAAAAAAAGTTGGGTCAAACAAAACCTAAGGCTATTTCAGTCCCCTaacctaaaattataatttaattatttttattaaattttcctaacttaattataactcaattatatttattaatttttcttaaattttttataactttatcaatataatatttaataattatttttatacaaaataattaaaaaattgagtttaacatgtaatatatgaaattaaaaaaataaaaaaatgagcttGACTTTTTTACATAATCAAGTGAAAGTGGTatctcaaaaaaagaaaaataagtggttAAGTTATGCCTCAAACGCGAACATGCActagtaacttttaattaattgttaagttttgattattatatttttttttgcctaaAGTCATATATTAGGCCTTGAGTGAGCCTTATTAGGTTTCAATCAATCATTAGTGCATATGTTACCCTAATGTCATATATTGGGCCTAGATTAGGTTTCAATTAATCATTAATGCATATGTTACACTAAAATGATACTGAGCCTTGACTGGGCCATCATTAGTGTATATGAATATGTTACACTAAAGTCATATAGTGGGTCTTACTGGGTTTCAATTACACTAAAGTGATATTAGGCCTTGAGTATTGAGTTTCAATTAATCATTAGTGCATATGTTACACTAAAGTCATATTGGAAAGTGGTGAATGCATAAGTTACACATTGAAGGCAATTGTTTCGTGCACCTAACATTTTTCTTGTGCACCCAGCTAATTATTGTAAATTCCGTACATCTGCTAATAAACATACGGATTTGCAATCCGTAAGAGTAAGCTTAAGCATTAATAATCCGTAAGAGTAAGCTTATGGATTCATAATCCGTAAGAGACTTACAAATTCATAACTCGTAATCCGTATGTTCGGattacaatttctttttaaaaaatattttacaaattaatggcCCATGCAAGACTCAAACATATAACTTTCACGTTATTAGCATGACGTTCTAACCAACTGAGGTAATAggataattatgttataaaataattaatgtcgctatatataacactaaaatttataatgtatatttaatgcacatgtaaatttacataataaattttgtgactattaatttttatctaataattaatttgtttacagatataattttttgacaattaattttaatctaataattaattagagtAAGCTTATGGATTTGTAATCCATATGTTCATTAGCAAGGATACTttcgaaatttaaaaaattgttgggtgcacaagaaaaatgttgggtgcacgaagCAATTACCCACATTAAACCTTAATAAGTCATTATTGGGCTTGGTTAatgaatatgttaaattaaGACTTAATTGCAAAATTCGTTATcctattttttctatttcacCAAATCAGTCCccctatttttttcattcactaTCTGAGTccctttatatttcaaaattcattatCTTAGTCATCAGAGTTGATTTTAACTGTTGCCTAAACTTTCACGGTTAAATTTTAAACGTTGACTACACTAGAAAGTTGaccaatattttcttaaaaaataagaaggtttaaaaaaaatgcttgaaaGGACTAAAAACATGGTCCTTGGAGTGAATGACACACTCCTTTATCATTACAACCATGTGaccatttaaatatttgatgcaaaatatagtattaatattatgtgaaaatagttcaaaatttaaagtttattcttttttaatttattatatttttatactcttatatattatctttaaagtgtaatatataagattaaattttattttcacataaattagaatatgtatacttatataagctttattttatattatattttaaatgataatatataagactatacaaatataataaattaaaaaaaataaactttgaattttgattatttttgcataaaacttatatgaatattatatattttgtaccaaatattcaaatgagtaTTTGGGTATAGTGTAATTAAGTGTGTTTCGTCCTTCAAAGACTATGGTTCTAGTCCTTCTTCAATTCTTTTTaaagttcttatttttaaaaaaattgttggtcaATTTTCTAGCTCAATGTTTAAAATTGAACAAGTGAATGATTAGTGAACAGTTAGGGAGACCAATTTGGTGAAATAGGTAAAATATGGAAACCtatcatttttgtaattaagactTAAATTAAAGTCAATTTGGGTTTTTATTAGTTAATGCATAAGTTATTGAATGCATCTTATTGGGTCTTCATTAATGCATAAATTTCACTTACATTGTATTAAACCTTAACGAATCATTAGTGCTACACTTAtgcttaatatttaaaatacttaatttcacaaaatttgattatgacatatttttataatacaaaaaggtatatatttattataatttttaaataattatataaaataaaaaattattttgtataaaacataaattaaaagactaatgaTAACCctgatttatttatcttaatcaaataatgtaaatattggtatgttaattttattataaatcatcaaagtataattaaaaatattatataattattatgatttacaaaataatgaaaatattgatttgttaatttaaaaatattagtaatatattaatttcaatactTGTCaagtataaaacatatttaagaatattatatattgattatgatttataataaattaaaaatttagcttcttaattttctagaaaaaaaaaacactcgaTAACCCGGTCGCTagcctcaaaataattttgtccAATAGCGACCAAGGTTATTTCGGTCGCTATTTGCATAACATAGCGACCGAATACGGCCACTAACTTCAAGTCTACTCCGATCACTTATCCCGTCGCTAAAATGCTTTTGAATTTATGTAAGTATCTCGATCGAAATTTTCAGTGACGCTTCATTTCGGTAGCCTATATGGTCGTTGGCGCAAATCAGCTACCAACTATAAGTTCGGTTGTGAATGTGGTCGCAATTAGCACCAAAAAGTGTCAATCGCCATTTCGATTGCTAAACTGCATTTTTCTAGTAatgtttatttataagaatcaaaCTTGAATACTAGATGTCAGTCGCACGCACATGTTCAACcagttgaattaaattttaaattgttttgtttggtttattattattggaatattcaaattttatttctttatttaaacaATACTCAAACAGAAACAATATGGAAAATATCCATAAGAATAGACAAAATCAAACTTTAGCAAAAATAGGGATGTATACCCATTTAGGAAAGAAATTATAAGTTATATTTCAATAGAACTATATAACATGTATGATTCGTGTAAAGtcgtgaaaataaatttaatacattttatcATTTTCGTTTCACTAACCGTCATTTTTACCTGCCTGTTTTCACCTACAAAGTATTGTtatctttcttctttatttttatgtttcaacTTTCACTGGTTGTAAATTCGTAACATTCttaatatatcaattatcaaGTTTTCTTGATAAAGGTTGGGAGCTAAGGTTACGAGAAGCTAATGATAAAACAAACTTATGAAAGTTATTTGGCTTTAAGTGTTCAACCTTTCAAACTTGACAAAACTATAGGCATATATCAATATAACATCAGCAACTCTCATGACCAAAACTAACACGAAACCAAAGAATTAATCATGACTCAAAAAGTACAAACTAGAAACCAATAATAGCTAGCCATAAAATGTTGGGAGAGAGATCAATTTTGTGTCAATGTATCTCAAGATCAATTCTATATATACATCGGTGAGTGGCAGCAAAATAGCATCATACTTACACAGAAATCAATTTCCTAATGAAATTAACTTGCTATAAATTAATCTGATCTAAAAGCCTGGGAAAGAATTCCCAGCAAAGCCATTCTAACATCAATCAAACTTTTATACAAATCTCTCACTTTCCCTTCAACAAAACCAAGTCCACCCTCCAATTCCCCGCAACTTCTCTTCACTCTCTCAACACAAGAATATTCAACCTTCTCTTTTTCCCTCTTACCCTTAATCTGTTCTTTCAATTCCCTAGCTGCATCCACTATCTGCTGCAACTCAATCATAGATCTtctaattttcttcttctcaccACTTCCCTCTGCCAAATCCTGCATAATTCTCAACCATGAACAACTCATGGGGTGACACTTCACCACGGGAAATCCACCTTTGGAACAATCAAATGACAAGGCATGTTCAAGAGAAAAACAACTCATTAAGGCCATGACCTTAGACCCACACACAATCTCACTGAACTCACTTTCTTGGCCTAGCTTTTGCCTCAACATTGTTTTCTTCAAACAAGAGCCACGCTTCTCCATTGTTTTCAATCTCTTTTCTATGCCATGACATGATTCCAGTTGGTCCAATGCACGTGATGTGGTAGCATTGGTACAAGAACGTGCAACGATTCTTAATGATTCCACGTACTTCTTCATGTCCTCTATTCTTTCCACAAAGTAATTACATGCATCGAGAATATCAGTGTTGGTTTCTAGGTACTCTTCCATTGCTCCACGGTCCACATCGGCTAAGTAGGAAACTTGAGCAAGTGAATTTAAGGCAATTTTTTGTGTTGTGATGGCTGCATCAAGCAATTGAGCCATGCCATGCTCACCACCACTAGTGCCAAGTGGCTGAAGGGTGGTGAGCTCCGCCGCAAGGTCGCGGCTGAATCGGGTTGTCGCCGGCAACGGGGCCACCACGGCCGAGGCGGCCCTCGGCTGAATCCGCCGTAAGGAGAGGCTCCTGAGGATGGCTGATGGTGCTCTCATGGTGTCCACTTGTTGTAGGATATATTTTCTCTAACAAAGTTTGGGATGCATTTCATGATCAAGTTGGGGTGCAATTTTGGgcaatatatataaactatgAACCCAGAATGAGTAGAACACGTGTCCCAATAGCATTGAGAAATTGcagtcataattttttatacaaaaatttggaTAATAAAGTAAGAGATGAGTAAAAGAGGCGAAGATAAGGTatctttaataattatattcatgATATTGCTATACATATACAGTCTACACATACCTTGAAAAGGGTGAAAACTATATTTGCATGAGTAAAATCTTAAAGAAATGGACACCATATCTGATTTGTACTTGAGTTGATCCTATTATCTGGTCTTATTTGATTGTAACACTATTGGTTACCgaagttcttttaattctagTAAATCAAAACTTTACTTACAGTGGATGTACTTTCTGGCTTAAATTAGgttattaaacaaaaacaaaattatatcattatcatacaaaatcatattaaatttatcactTCTTTGAGTTCATTCTAAGGTTGGGTGAGGTGCCcacacttttatttatttatatattggtGGGTAAAGATGGTCAGAGATTTGTTGTGAGTGAGCTGTAATAGGGTGCGTGGAGAAGCAGGATATTGCCACGTCTAAATTTGGGGGACAGCCATGGCATTGCTTCCAATTATTGGGGCACCGTTTTCGCATTATTGAAACACAAAACGGCTGCCGTCAAAAACTGAGTGTGTATAACGGAGTTTTGAAGTTCTCACAAAACGGTACTTTAAAATGCTTGTCCATGGAATGAAATGGTAAAACAAGCATAACCTTATTCGACCCACGTTGTTCGTATAAGTTTGTTTCTAAATTTCAGAAATCATTTCATCAACTATGTCAAatctatgattaatttttatcgaaacattttatgaattttttttaatgaaattttttatctataatttaaaattttgaagtcttatttaaagttataaaaattttatcattaaacacatgaattaattaatatgagattattttaactaaataaatagTCTTAAATTCgaattcttatatataattatattaaatatttaaaaaaagaattttatagcATATAATGATCTTAGTTAGCCGGAGCCAATTTAATCATATTGGCTTTAGCGGAATATA
It contains:
- the LOC100776637 gene encoding uncharacterized protein, whose amino-acid sequence is MTEPGHWNPVLDRLEAAIAHFAATQASMAARLDVLLLKIDTPLISQHPPSSSFAQPPSANIPMPSSSPPMSIPLSCPVPMQQSQAPMLAPHLSTNSKHHVPHAPSSIFNQLVHARAVDSFNNLLSVVVHYGCAVTPHDKLLENRDMTLFEMRVESYGSAMVARKRQLAAFALWMAAKPSEFRRDRPWDPGITFGSHGLKPQHLEDKVFLMGQGMLGGRKQTSSKPLLRAQPQSQMENRITKTLKEFHITNYVRASELAGY